In Rhinatrema bivittatum chromosome 11, aRhiBiv1.1, whole genome shotgun sequence, a single window of DNA contains:
- the CCDC97 gene encoding coiled-coil domain-containing protein 97 isoform X1, with the protein MEAAGGAKLNGVESELEAIAKPAPLNVPSLAKNSPSDRSLTQSLHTKAVEEEKMRMGEEPCPVAQAKGTVENVGQDLKQPQLHDVETGPRDAELVESGPLLNMLMAVAGSRVQIRSQQKDEPDFTLQQKLEMLLELYRSKPVVFLERFRKALQQEHLVCFSHLQGDYEVDFYCREISKSSLKKSDRTCLRNKRFAALQQLIQGGDYFSDEQMRSRDPLLYEHYVGQYLTDEEAVSLSSGAVSEQHCLSDFLLNSFQEQTLQRRLHVQQEQEEACMEEEEEEDEEEDMQPELEDWVPDSEEKALLREELVTQMHQRFLDGRDRDFDYSEVDDNPDLDNLDIVTRDEEESYFDEEEPEEVGDMKDEEEEVTSEMPVFHDVCTFIVRKLHSLQVLARRDESIQCRQMTSPKRNG; encoded by the exons ATGGAGGCGGCTGGAGGGG CTAAACTGAATGGAGTTGAATCAGAGTTGGAAGCCATAGCTAAGCCTGCTCCTCTGAATGTCCCATCCTTGGCAAAGAATAGCCCATCTGATAGAAGCCTGACCCAGAGCCTTCACACAAAGGCTGTAGAAGAGGAAAAGATGAGAATGGGTGAAGAGCCGTGCCCGGTGGCCCAAGCTAAAGGGACTGTTGAAAATGTGGGGCAAGATCTGAAACAGCCGCAGCTCCACGATGTAGAGACGGGCCCCAGAGATGCCGAGCTGGTGGAGAGTGGGCCCCTCCTGAACATGTTAATGGCGGTGGCTGGCAGCAGAGTGCAGATCCGAAGCCAGCAGAAGGATGAGCCGGACTTCACCCTGCAGCAGAAGCTGGAGATGCTGCTAGAGCTGTACCGCTCCAAGCCCGTGGTGTTCCTGGAGCGCTTCCGCAAGGCACTGCAGCAGGAGCATCTGGTTTGCTTCAGCCACCTGCAGGGGGACTACGAGGTGGACTTCTACTGCCGGGAGATCTCCAAGTCCTCCCTGAAGAAGAGCGACCGGACCTGCTTACGGAACAAGCGTTTTGCTGCCTTGCAGCAGCTCATTCAAG GCGGGGACTACTTCAGTGACGAGCAAATGCGGTCACGGGATCCCCTGTTATACGAGCACTACGTGGGGCAGTACCTGACAGATGAAGAGGCTGTGTCTCTGAGCAGCGGGGCTGTGTCAGAGCAGCACTGCCTTTCTGACTTCCTGTTGAACTCCTTCCAAGAGCAGACTCTCCAGAGGCGGCTGCATgtgcagcaggagcaggaggaggcttgcatggaggaagaggaagaggaagatgaag AAGAGGACATGCAACCAGAGCTGGAGGATTGGGTCCCAGACAGCGAGGAGAAGGCTCTTCTCCGAGAGGAGCTGGTCACACAAATGCATCAACGCTTTCTGGATGGCCGTGACAGAGATTTCGACTATAG TGAGGTAGATGATAATCCTGACCTCGATAATCTGGACATCGTTACCCGGGATGAGGAGGAGAGCTATTTTGACGAGGAAGAGCCTGAGGAAGTGGGGGACATGAAagacgaggaggaggaggtgaccaGTGAGATGCCG
- the CCDC97 gene encoding coiled-coil domain-containing protein 97 isoform X2, whose product MEAAGGAKLNGVESELEAIAKPAPLNVPSLAKNSPSDRSLTQSLHTKAVEEEKMRMGEEPCPVAQAKGTVENVGQDLKQPQLHDVETGPRDAELVESGPLLNMLMAVAGSRVQIRSQQKDEPDFTLQQKLEMLLELYRSKPVVFLERFRKALQQEHLVCFSHLQGDYEVDFYCREISKSSLKKSDRTCLRNKRFAALQQLIQGGDYFSDEQMRSRDPLLYEHYVGQYLTDEEAVSLSSGAVSEQHCLSDFLLNSFQEQTLQRRLHVQQEQEEACMEEEEEEDEEEDMQPELEDWVPDSEEKALLREELVTQMHQRFLDGRDRDFDYSEVDDNPDLDNLDIVTRDEEESYFDEEEPEEVGDMKDEEEEVTSEMPVLARRDESIQCRQMTSPKRNG is encoded by the exons ATGGAGGCGGCTGGAGGGG CTAAACTGAATGGAGTTGAATCAGAGTTGGAAGCCATAGCTAAGCCTGCTCCTCTGAATGTCCCATCCTTGGCAAAGAATAGCCCATCTGATAGAAGCCTGACCCAGAGCCTTCACACAAAGGCTGTAGAAGAGGAAAAGATGAGAATGGGTGAAGAGCCGTGCCCGGTGGCCCAAGCTAAAGGGACTGTTGAAAATGTGGGGCAAGATCTGAAACAGCCGCAGCTCCACGATGTAGAGACGGGCCCCAGAGATGCCGAGCTGGTGGAGAGTGGGCCCCTCCTGAACATGTTAATGGCGGTGGCTGGCAGCAGAGTGCAGATCCGAAGCCAGCAGAAGGATGAGCCGGACTTCACCCTGCAGCAGAAGCTGGAGATGCTGCTAGAGCTGTACCGCTCCAAGCCCGTGGTGTTCCTGGAGCGCTTCCGCAAGGCACTGCAGCAGGAGCATCTGGTTTGCTTCAGCCACCTGCAGGGGGACTACGAGGTGGACTTCTACTGCCGGGAGATCTCCAAGTCCTCCCTGAAGAAGAGCGACCGGACCTGCTTACGGAACAAGCGTTTTGCTGCCTTGCAGCAGCTCATTCAAG GCGGGGACTACTTCAGTGACGAGCAAATGCGGTCACGGGATCCCCTGTTATACGAGCACTACGTGGGGCAGTACCTGACAGATGAAGAGGCTGTGTCTCTGAGCAGCGGGGCTGTGTCAGAGCAGCACTGCCTTTCTGACTTCCTGTTGAACTCCTTCCAAGAGCAGACTCTCCAGAGGCGGCTGCATgtgcagcaggagcaggaggaggcttgcatggaggaagaggaagaggaagatgaag AAGAGGACATGCAACCAGAGCTGGAGGATTGGGTCCCAGACAGCGAGGAGAAGGCTCTTCTCCGAGAGGAGCTGGTCACACAAATGCATCAACGCTTTCTGGATGGCCGTGACAGAGATTTCGACTATAG TGAGGTAGATGATAATCCTGACCTCGATAATCTGGACATCGTTACCCGGGATGAGGAGGAGAGCTATTTTGACGAGGAAGAGCCTGAGGAAGTGGGGGACATGAAagacgaggaggaggaggtgaccaGTGAGATGCCG